ACGGGACCAACCTACCGGCAGCCGGTCGCGAGGACCGGATCAGTGCGTCGACCGGACCGATCCCGCTGCGAATCGATCCCGCCGCGTACGGAGGGCCCGGCGCTGTCCGAACAGGAGGTGCGATGCCGGGACCACAGGGGCGACCTCAGCGGGCGTCGGCGGCGAGGCCGAGACCGAGGATGACCAGGAAGGCGCCGAGCGCGTGTTCGATCCGCTGCCGAATGCCGGCCCGGCGCAGCCAGGTGCCCGCGCGGTCGGCGGCAAGGACGACACCTATGCACCAGGCGGTGTCGATCATCAGTTGGATGAGCGCGAGGATCGCGACCGTCGGGAGCACCGGTCCGCTGGACGGAAGGAACTGCGGCAGGATCGTGAGCCCGAAGACGGCCGCCTTGGGGTTGGCCGCGATCGAGATCAGCGACGCGCGGAAGGCGGAGCCGGGCGTCCGTCCCGATGGCAGCATCTTTGTCATCGTGGCGCCGAATTCGTCGTCACCTCGCGCGCCCCGCCACGCCTGGACGCCGAGCCAGATCAGCACCAGCGCACCGACGACGTGTACCGCGGTATTCATGGCGCGGTTCGCGACCAACAGCACCGATAGCCCGGCCCCGCCCGCCAGTGTCCAGCCGAGCACCCCGATTTCATTGCCCGCGACTGCCGCAAGCCCCGCCGCGCGGCCGTCGCGCACAGCGCGCTGAAGGAACAGCGCGGTCGCCGGGCCGGGTAGCGCCGCGAGGATCAGGCAGGCAGGCAAGAATTGCGGGAGGACGTGAACCCAATGCGGCATCAGCCGATACTGCCTGCTCCGTTCAGGGCGAGCCAGCGGTTTTCCAGCGTCGGGGTACTGGGGCGACGCGACCACGGATCGATCGGACGCCTCGCCGTGCTTGCGGG
The DNA window shown above is from Nocardia sp. NBC_01730 and carries:
- a CDS encoding LysE family translocator: MPHWVHVLPQFLPACLILAALPGPATALFLQRAVRDGRAAGLAAVAGNEIGVLGWTLAGGAGLSVLLVANRAMNTAVHVVGALVLIWLGVQAWRGARGDDEFGATMTKMLPSGRTPGSAFRASLISIAANPKAAVFGLTILPQFLPSSGPVLPTVAILALIQLMIDTAWCIGVVLAADRAGTWLRRAGIRQRIEHALGAFLVILGLGLAADAR